From a single Thermoleophilia bacterium genomic region:
- a CDS encoding AMP-binding protein → MHDAPDGTDHIVWKPYGEYLQKSNIRRFMDAHGIGTYDELIARSTTDVTWFWDAALEDLGVTWDRPYDTILDESDGFPWARWFVGGKLNIVRNCIDRHVAGGRGEHIALECVTESGSRRTVTYAQLDHDVCCAANAMKAAGLRSGDAIGIYMPMVPELVTVFYAALKVGLIVIPVFSGFGAAAVATRLQDGAARMLFTADGSVRRGKVFALKPEADRAAASCPLLETIVVVDRLGDDTREAAGIEVPLTAGRDVWWHDFVDGHSSVCPTESLDAEARSLVIFTSGTTGRPKGTVHTHGGVLAQTAKELGYAFDVKSDDVFFWLTDIGWMMGPWELVGVHFFGATVVLFEGAPTWPHAGRLWEVCAQLHATHLGVSPTAIRLLMKEGSEYVNDYDLSSLKYLGSTGEPWDAESYMWFFEHVGRSRLPIINISGGTEIMGCFLLPLPIATLKATTLRGPSPGMAIDCVDDHGEPVRGQVGYLVCRRPAPSMTKGFLNDAERYIDTYFTRFGTGIWYHGDWAYVDADGFWYLRGRADDTIKISGRRTGPAELESALITHPAVAEAVAIGVPHEIKGEGLVLFAVLHKGYEPSDELRAALERHMVDTVGKTMKPEDVRFVGALPKTRSGKLVRGVIKRAYLGEDLGDLSSVEDPGVVESLLQSHERGST, encoded by the coding sequence ATGCACGACGCACCCGACGGTACCGATCACATCGTCTGGAAACCCTACGGCGAGTATCTCCAGAAGAGCAACATCCGCCGCTTCATGGACGCACACGGAATCGGCACTTACGACGAGCTCATCGCCCGCTCCACGACGGACGTCACATGGTTCTGGGACGCCGCGCTCGAAGACCTCGGCGTCACCTGGGATCGGCCGTACGACACCATCCTCGATGAATCCGATGGCTTCCCCTGGGCGCGCTGGTTTGTCGGCGGCAAGCTCAATATCGTGCGCAACTGCATCGACCGGCACGTGGCCGGCGGGCGTGGCGAGCACATCGCCCTCGAATGCGTGACGGAGAGCGGTTCGCGACGCACGGTCACGTATGCGCAGCTTGATCACGACGTCTGCTGCGCCGCCAACGCCATGAAAGCCGCCGGCTTGCGCAGCGGTGATGCCATCGGCATCTACATGCCCATGGTGCCCGAGCTCGTCACGGTCTTCTACGCCGCTCTGAAGGTCGGGCTCATCGTGATCCCTGTCTTCTCGGGATTCGGCGCCGCCGCCGTCGCGACACGACTTCAGGACGGCGCCGCACGCATGCTCTTCACCGCCGACGGCTCCGTGCGGCGCGGCAAGGTCTTCGCGCTCAAGCCGGAGGCCGACCGCGCCGCCGCCTCCTGCCCTCTTCTCGAGACGATCGTCGTCGTCGATCGTCTCGGCGACGACACCCGTGAGGCCGCCGGCATCGAGGTTCCACTGACCGCCGGACGTGACGTGTGGTGGCACGACTTCGTCGACGGCCACAGCAGCGTCTGCCCCACGGAGAGCCTCGATGCCGAGGCACGCTCCCTCGTCATCTTCACATCCGGCACGACCGGCCGACCAAAGGGAACAGTGCATACCCATGGCGGCGTACTCGCCCAAACGGCAAAGGAGCTCGGCTACGCCTTCGATGTGAAGTCGGACGACGTCTTCTTCTGGCTGACCGATATAGGCTGGATGATGGGCCCCTGGGAACTCGTCGGCGTGCACTTCTTCGGTGCCACCGTGGTGCTGTTCGAAGGCGCCCCCACGTGGCCGCACGCCGGACGCCTCTGGGAGGTGTGCGCCCAGCTTCACGCCACTCATCTCGGTGTCTCACCGACAGCGATTCGCCTCCTCATGAAGGAGGGGTCGGAGTACGTGAACGACTACGATCTCTCGTCACTCAAGTACCTCGGCTCGACCGGCGAGCCGTGGGATGCGGAATCGTACATGTGGTTCTTTGAACATGTCGGGAGATCGCGGCTGCCGATCATCAACATCTCCGGCGGCACCGAGATCATGGGCTGCTTTCTCCTCCCTCTGCCAATCGCGACACTCAAGGCGACCACACTGCGTGGGCCCTCGCCGGGCATGGCCATCGACTGCGTGGACGATCACGGCGAGCCTGTTCGCGGACAAGTTGGCTACCTCGTCTGTCGGCGCCCGGCGCCCTCGATGACCAAGGGGTTCCTCAACGACGCCGAGCGCTACATCGACACGTACTTCACGCGCTTCGGCACTGGCATCTGGTACCACGGCGACTGGGCGTACGTCGACGCCGACGGCTTCTGGTACCTTCGTGGTCGTGCCGACGACACGATCAAGATCAGCGGGCGACGCACTGGCCCGGCCGAACTCGAATCGGCTCTCATCACACATCCCGCGGTCGCCGAAGCCGTCGCCATCGGGGTGCCGCACGAGATCAAAGGCGAGGGACTCGTGCTCTTCGCGGTCCTCCACAAAGGATACGAGCCCTCCGACGAGCTGCGAGCAGCGCTCGAGCGGCACATGGTCGACACCGTGGGCAAGACCATGAAACCCGAGGATGTCCGTTTCGTGGGCGCGCTTCCCAAGACCCGCTCCGGCAAGCTGGTTCGCGGGGTCATCAAGCGCGCCTACCTGGGCGAGGACCTCGGCGACTTGTCCAGCGTCGAGGACCCCGGCGTCGTGGAGAGCCTGCTCCAGTCGCACGAGCGCGGGAGTACATGA
- a CDS encoding S-methyl-5'-thioadenosine phosphorylase translates to MAQIGVIGGSGFYELLDDAREVAVDTPFGSPSDSYFLGHIAGVPVAFLPRHGRGHRVAPNEVNYRANIWGMKALGVRSILSASAVGSLRETIEPLDVVVPDQLFDRTKARPSTFFGDGVVVHVGFADPFCPYVSDAIIAAGDELDSTIHRGGTYVCIEGPQFSTRAESRVYRQLGFDVVGMTNLQEAKLAREAEICYATMALVTDYDVWYEGEEDVTLAQVLANVRRNVETAQAIVRGAVARLDSERDCACRHAVAQAITTPAELIPPATKEKLDLLLGKYLR, encoded by the coding sequence TTGGCTCAGATTGGGGTCATCGGAGGATCCGGGTTCTATGAACTCCTCGATGACGCACGTGAGGTTGCCGTCGATACACCCTTCGGCTCCCCCAGCGACAGCTACTTCCTCGGCCACATCGCCGGTGTGCCTGTTGCCTTTCTCCCGCGTCACGGTCGCGGGCACCGCGTTGCTCCCAACGAGGTCAACTACCGCGCCAACATCTGGGGCATGAAGGCGCTGGGAGTCCGCTCGATTCTCTCCGCGAGTGCCGTCGGCAGCCTGCGAGAGACCATAGAGCCGCTCGATGTCGTGGTTCCCGACCAGCTCTTCGACCGCACAAAGGCGCGACCAAGTACCTTCTTCGGTGATGGCGTCGTTGTCCACGTTGGTTTCGCCGATCCCTTCTGTCCTTACGTTAGTGATGCGATTATTGCCGCCGGCGATGAGTTGGATAGCACGATCCATCGCGGAGGCACCTACGTCTGCATCGAGGGTCCTCAGTTCTCAACGCGTGCGGAGTCGCGTGTGTACAGGCAGCTGGGGTTCGATGTCGTCGGAATGACGAACCTTCAGGAGGCGAAGCTCGCGCGCGAAGCCGAGATCTGCTACGCGACCATGGCCCTCGTTACCGACTACGATGTATGGTACGAGGGTGAGGAAGACGTAACCCTCGCACAGGTGCTCGCTAACGTGCGCCGCAACGTGGAGACGGCGCAGGCGATCGTCAGGGGTGCAGTCGCGAGACTCGACAGCGAACGAGACTGTGCCTGTCGCCACGCTGTCGCGCAGGCGATCACGACGCCGGCCGAACTTATACCGCCGGCGACAAAAGAGAAGCTCGACTTGCTACTCGGCAAGTATCTGCGCTGA
- a CDS encoding sodium-translocating pyrophosphatase produces the protein MQSFVSNNATLLAVICGLIAVVYGILLIRWLLQLPAGDEAMRNVASAVQEGAKAYLGRQYRTIAIVGVVVFVILLVALGVGKDWTYAWHAAVGFVVGATLSAAAGYIGMMVSVRVNVRTAEAARKGLGPALTVAFRGGSVTGLLVVGLALLGVAVYYWITGDVAALVGLGFGGSLISVFARVGGGIFTKAADVGADLVGKVEAGIPEDDPRNPAVIADNVGDNVGDCAGMAADLFETYAVTAVAAMLLAFLTFRTKVAVTGIGESALIRLEGVVAYEPAVVYPLVIGGVSIIASVIGTFFVRLGSSKNIMNALYKGLGVSAIIAIALFYPITDWLMGNRVAQEVFGVPSVGRLFWAAVTGVVVTALIVIITEYYTATRYKPVKSVAKASVTGHATNIIQGLAVSMQATALPVLVIAAGILVSYAVVGGGIIGLYGIAVAVMAMLSMTGIIVAIDAYGPITDNAGGIAEMANMPEDVRATTDPLDAVGNTTKAITKGYAIGSAGFAALILFVSYTLDLQEHFASKYDFQGTLSFMIDNPWVLAGLFIGGMLPYLFASMCMQSVGKAGGLVVEEVRRQFREIKGIMDGSGKPDYAKAVDIVTRSAIREMLLPAAIPVLTPIIIGLVFREKGYLVLGGVLMGTIITGIFLAISMTSGGGAWDNAKKLIEDGEYGGKGSDAHAAAVTGDTVGDPYKDTAGPAINPMIKVINIVALLVIPFLVM, from the coding sequence GTGCAGTCGTTCGTGTCCAACAACGCCACGTTACTGGCGGTCATTTGTGGGCTGATTGCCGTTGTGTATGGCATTCTGCTCATTCGCTGGCTGCTCCAGTTGCCGGCTGGCGACGAGGCGATGCGTAACGTCGCCAGCGCCGTACAAGAGGGCGCTAAGGCCTATCTGGGCCGGCAGTACCGGACCATCGCCATAGTCGGCGTCGTCGTGTTCGTCATCCTCCTGGTCGCTTTGGGCGTCGGCAAAGACTGGACCTACGCGTGGCATGCCGCCGTGGGCTTCGTTGTTGGCGCGACGCTCTCCGCTGCTGCCGGTTACATCGGCATGATGGTCAGCGTGCGTGTGAACGTGCGCACCGCCGAGGCGGCGCGCAAAGGTCTCGGCCCAGCGCTTACGGTCGCTTTCCGCGGAGGCTCGGTCACCGGCCTACTGGTCGTCGGTCTGGCTCTGCTGGGCGTCGCCGTGTACTACTGGATCACCGGCGATGTCGCTGCGCTCGTGGGCCTTGGTTTCGGCGGTAGCCTCATCAGTGTGTTCGCACGCGTCGGCGGCGGCATCTTCACGAAGGCCGCCGATGTCGGGGCCGACCTCGTGGGTAAGGTCGAGGCCGGTATCCCCGAGGACGACCCGCGCAACCCGGCCGTCATCGCCGACAACGTCGGCGACAACGTCGGCGACTGCGCCGGTATGGCCGCGGACCTGTTCGAAACGTATGCGGTCACCGCAGTCGCGGCCATGCTGCTCGCCTTCCTCACGTTTCGCACCAAGGTCGCCGTGACCGGCATCGGCGAGAGCGCGCTCATCAGGCTCGAGGGCGTTGTCGCCTACGAGCCTGCCGTTGTGTATCCGCTGGTCATCGGCGGCGTCTCCATCATCGCCAGTGTCATCGGCACCTTCTTCGTGCGACTCGGTAGTTCCAAGAACATCATGAACGCGCTCTACAAGGGTCTCGGCGTGTCAGCCATCATCGCCATTGCCCTCTTCTATCCCATCACCGATTGGCTCATGGGCAACAGGGTTGCTCAGGAAGTATTCGGCGTTCCGTCGGTCGGGCGTTTGTTCTGGGCGGCCGTGACCGGCGTCGTCGTCACCGCCCTCATCGTCATAATCACCGAGTACTACACGGCAACTCGTTACAAGCCCGTCAAGAGCGTGGCCAAGGCGAGCGTCACCGGCCACGCCACGAATATCATTCAGGGCCTGGCCGTCTCGATGCAGGCCACGGCGTTGCCCGTGCTGGTCATTGCCGCGGGCATCCTCGTGAGCTACGCCGTCGTCGGTGGCGGCATCATCGGTCTCTACGGCATTGCCGTCGCGGTCATGGCCATGCTCTCCATGACGGGCATCATCGTCGCCATCGACGCCTACGGGCCCATTACCGACAACGCTGGTGGTATCGCCGAGATGGCGAATATGCCCGAGGACGTGCGCGCCACGACCGATCCTCTCGACGCTGTGGGAAATACCACCAAGGCCATCACCAAAGGCTATGCGATTGGGTCCGCGGGTTTCGCTGCGCTCATCCTGTTCGTTTCGTACACGCTGGACCTTCAAGAGCACTTCGCGAGCAAGTACGACTTCCAAGGCACCCTGAGCTTCATGATTGACAATCCGTGGGTGCTCGCCGGACTGTTCATCGGCGGCATGCTGCCGTACCTCTTTGCCTCGATGTGTATGCAGTCGGTCGGCAAGGCGGGCGGCCTGGTGGTCGAAGAGGTCCGTCGGCAGTTCCGCGAGATCAAGGGCATCATGGACGGCTCCGGCAAGCCAGACTATGCCAAGGCCGTCGACATCGTCACCCGTTCTGCTATTCGCGAGATGCTCCTCCCGGCGGCCATCCCGGTGCTCACACCGATCATCATTGGTCTTGTCTTCCGTGAGAAGGGTTACCTCGTCCTCGGCGGCGTGCTCATGGGCACGATCATCACCGGCATCTTCCTCGCCATCAGTATGACCAGCGGCGGCGGTGCCTGGGACAACGCCAAGAAGCTGATCGAAGACGGGGAGTACGGCGGCAAGGGCTCCGACGCACATGCGGCCGCCGTCACGGGCGATACCGTCGGCGATCCCTACAAGGACACCGCCGGCCCGGCGATCAACCCGATGATTAAGGTCATCAACATCGTCGCGCTTCTCGTGATTCCGTTTCTTGTGATGTAA